Within the Feifania hominis genome, the region CTCATCTATCCCTACATCACCAAAAATGTAATGGTTATAACCAACAACGGCCGAAGTCTTCTGGTCAATCGCCCCGTCAACGTGGAGCTGCTGCTCACCGGCGGCGAAGTCTCGGGCAACAAGCAAAGTCTGGTCGGTGAATTCGCAGTGCAGATGCTCTCCGGCATAACAGCGACAAAGTGTGTTCTGGGCGTCAGCGGCATCAGTGTGGAGGGTGGTATCACAAGCCGCGTCATCCAGGAGACCGCCATCAACCGTACCATGCTTCAGCGCTGTTCGGGCGAAAAAATTGTGGTTGCGGATCACACCAAGATCGGCTTGGAACACAACTTCTTTACGGGCAATCTGGCCGACGTTACCCGCCTCATTACCGATTCCAACGCAGACCCTTCCAAGCTGGATGATATCCGTCGAGCGGGCGTCATCGTGGATGTGGTCGAGACAATATAAGTACAAGCTGTTGTACATTCACTTTCTCCAATTCGAGTTGGGCTCGCCAAAATAAATTTTTCACCAGTAACAAAAGAGCCGCCCCAGCAGGGCGGCTCTTTTATCTCGCAGCGCAAAAAAGAGAACCCGATTTTCCTCGGATTCTCTTTCGGCAGGGGCAGAAGGGATCGCAGGCCGCTTCGCGTCCCATACGCTCGGCCTTTCGTTCAGGGGTCCCCACGAAAACACGGGGTTTTCGTGGGGATGAGGAGGCGCAGCGCAATGAGTGCGCCGACAACTTTTGAAAAAAGTTGTCGCAAACGATATGGAGCTTGCGGCGACGATCTTTCGGCTAAAAACATACCACCGGCATGTTTTTTTAACGCCGAAACCCTCTCGGGTTCGATCCCGCTTGTACTGTTTTCGCGCAAAAAAAGAGAACCCGAGTCTCCTCGGATTCTCTCTTGGCAGGGGCAGAAGGGATCGAACCCTCGGCACGCGGTTTTGGAGACCGCTGCTCTACCAGCTGAGCTATACCCCTATATCGCCTTTTTACGGCGGATTTCATTATACCAACAAACGGCGCAGTCTGTCAAGAAGCGCTTTCACTTTTCCCCCGTCGCACCGTGATTTCCGGCAGTGTCTCGAGACAAACTGCGGCCCGGTTCAAGTTCTCCGCCCGCACCAGTATGTAATCTGTGTCGAAAGTCGAAACAGCGAAAAGACTGATATCCTCTCGCGCAAGTTCCCCGCTGATTTTTGCCAGGATACCCACCATGGAAAACGGCAGCGGTCCCTCAATGCGCATGGCCCTCCACCCGTCCTCCCGCGCCACGGTCTCCGGTGGGACATCCTGTGTACGGCAGACAAGCGAGCACTCCATATCCGTCGTGGCGGTAAAGACAAACGGCCGGTTCAGCAGATTCGACACAACGGCCTCAACCTTGCAGACCGAAAATTCCCATGGAAGAACCTCAATGACCATATCAGCCTCCTACAGGATGCCGACCGTGCGGAACACAAAGATCCAGGCCGTCAATGTGACCACGGAAAACAGTGTTGTCCCGACGATGATAGAGGATGCCAATTCACTGTCTCCACCCATATTTTTCGCCATGATATAGCTGTTTGCCGCCGTGGGCGAGCAGAGCATGACCAGCAACACCAAAAGCTCCTGTGTGCCAAATCCGAGCTTCACAGCGATGGGAATGAAAATCAACCCCTGAAGTACCAGCTTGTAGGCGCAGGCGAGAAGTGTCCCGCCAAGGCGGCTTTTGATATTACCGAAGTTGAAATTGGCACCGATCATCATCAGTGCCAGAGGCGTTGCAATGGTTCCGCAGTAGTCCAGTGTCTTGGTCACGAGAAACGGGAATTGTACCCGTAAAAGCGAAAACGGCAACGCAATCAGAATGGAGATGATCAGAGGATTGGTCGCAATGTTTTTCAGCAGTCTTGACACGGTGACTTTCTCTTTGGTCACACCACGCGTGGTAAGCGCAAGCACAGACAGAACATTGTAAAACGGTATGACAAAGGCAATGACCAGCTGTGCCACTGCGACATCATCCACCTGCAATACATTTTTCACGAGAGCCACGCCGATAAAGACATAGTTGCTGCGAAAGGCCCCCTGCACAAAAGCGCCGACTTGAGATTTGTCTTTGAGAACCAACTCACCAAGCACCCACGCGACGATGAAGCCAACAACAGTCACTCCCACCGCGAATAGGACAAACTTGGCGTCAAAGACCTCTCGGATATCCGCCGTGGCAAGGTCAAGAAACATACTTGCCGGCAGTGCAAGATAAAAGACAATCTGGTTGACTTTCTGCACTACCTCGGCGGTTATCATGCCAAGCCGGCGTAAAAACCAGCCGATTATCATAATAAGAAACAGTGGCATGACAGTATTGATACTAAACAGTAGGTTCCCCAACGGAATTACTTCCCCTCTTGTATTATTATTGTATGATATTATCATAACTCATTGCCCCGCACCGGGCAATTGCAGATGCGAGAAAAGCAGTGGTTCCTTTGAGAAAATCACATTGTGCACATACCATTTATTCCATTGGTGCAGTCCAATGGCGCGGCAATACTATTCCATACCAACTCCGTCATAAAAAAGTGAGGCAGACAACGCAACGCCAATTCTACAGCATATTTGTTATCTCGAGGATCCTGCGTGAATTCGTCTGCGTCAGCAGGCGCAGAAAGGCCCACCAATAAAAAGGACGCACCTGCATACGTCAACAGCAGTGGGCCTTCAGTGAGGGCGTTAAAAAAACATGCCGGTGGCATGTTTTTAGCCCGATGTCCCTGTGAGGTGAGTTCGAGCCGCAGGCGATGAACGAGCCCACTTTCGGCTCTGCCGAAAGAAGGCCCACCAATAAAAAGGACGCACCTGCGTGCGTCCTTTTTATTGGTGGGCCTTCAGGGACTCGAACCCGGGACCAACCGGTTATGAGCCGGTGG harbors:
- a CDS encoding DeoR/GlpR family DNA-binding transcription regulator, with product MKNSRTTIQHRQTQLLKTLRQRRSASVSDLAELLEVSPITIRRDLDYLEEQKLVTRYFGGAQAVGSVTEDDEVAYLSTTTQHLDCKQAVARRAAELLQDGDTVFINSSATALLIYPYITKNVMVITNNGRSLLVNRPVNVELLLTGGEVSGNKQSLVGEFAVQMLSGITATKCVLGVSGISVEGGITSRVIQETAINRTMLQRCSGEKIVVADHTKIGLEHNFFTGNLADVTRLITDSNADPSKLDDIRRAGVIVDVVETI
- a CDS encoding ACT domain-containing protein → MVIEVLPWEFSVCKVEAVVSNLLNRPFVFTATTDMECSLVCRTQDVPPETVAREDGWRAMRIEGPLPFSMVGILAKISGELAREDISLFAVSTFDTDYILVRAENLNRAAVCLETLPEITVRRGKSESAS
- a CDS encoding AEC family transporter, with protein sequence MIISYNNNTRGEVIPLGNLLFSINTVMPLFLIMIIGWFLRRLGMITAEVVQKVNQIVFYLALPASMFLDLATADIREVFDAKFVLFAVGVTVVGFIVAWVLGELVLKDKSQVGAFVQGAFRSNYVFIGVALVKNVLQVDDVAVAQLVIAFVIPFYNVLSVLALTTRGVTKEKVTVSRLLKNIATNPLIISILIALPFSLLRVQFPFLVTKTLDYCGTIATPLALMMIGANFNFGNIKSRLGGTLLACAYKLVLQGLIFIPIAVKLGFGTQELLVLLVMLCSPTAANSYIMAKNMGGDSELASSIIVGTTLFSVVTLTAWIFVFRTVGIL